GGTTCACCTCGTTGAGTAAAGTTTCCACTCATGGAAACGACCATCACATCAGCTCCCGATTGCTCACGCGCTTGTTGCAGTTGGAAACGATGGCCATTATGAAAAGGGTTATATTCTGCCACTACACCACAACTTTTCATCGCTTCCTCCTTTTATTACTTTTTACATGCAAAGAACCACCGTGGACTGGTTTCTGAAACAGACTCGCGACCAAAATCGGCGGTTAAAGCGACTGACTTGAACCCAGCTTCGATTAGTAACTTTTTGTAGACTGCGATTTCAAATACGCGTTCCTCGTGTAGTTCTTGGAGACGATTAAACGAACCATCTTCATTTTCGACGAAAAACGTCAATAAATGCTCAACAGAGTTCTCTAGGTCGCCCTCAAAACTCTCCCACAAGAAAACATCATCTTCATCTTGGTGAATATATTGATAACCAGGGAATACGTTATTCACTTGATGTAAGGAGTGAACATCGAATAAAAAGACACCCTCGTCTTTTAGATTCGCGTACACGCCCTCAAAAACGGCCTTTAAGTCGTTTTCTTCCCTCAAGTAACATAATGAGTCGGAAAAGCACGTACAGACATCAAAGTGCCCAATATCTGCCAGTTCACGCATATCCCCCTGTAAGAGTTCAAACGAAACATTTTCTTCTTGCATCCGTTCATTCGCTAGAACAAGCATATCCTCTGACAAATCAAATCCCGTTACATCGTGACCTCTTTTAGCCAATTGCACCGCAATCTGTCCGGTTCCACAAGCAAGTTCCAAAATCTCCAGGTTCTTATCAGCTGGTTGGTATTTTTTTATAAATGCCATCCAGTCATCATAAACGGACTGATCCATCACTTTATCATAAAAATAGGAGAAGATGTGATAACTCATTACTCAGTTACCCACTCAGAAATATCTACTAACGGTGCATCGCTCCATAGTTTTTCCAAGTTATAGTATGAACGCTCGTCGTTACTAAAAATATGAACGATTACGTCGCTCAAGTCGATCAAAGTCCAGTTACCTGAATCTTTTCCTTCTTGATTTTTCAATGGGATTTTGTTTTTATGAACGGATTGAGTAATACCTTCCGCAATCGCACCCATTTGACGTTCGTTACGACCGTTCATGACTACAAAATAGTCACCGATTGACGTTAGACCACGAACATCCATTACCACTATATTTTCTGCTAACTTATCGTCAGCCGCTCTTACTACAACTTCTAAAATTTCTTCACTTTTCAAAATATTAATCCTCCATTTTTTGCATCCATTGGTTATAGACAGTTAAGGTGCCGGGATAAATACGTTCTTCCCGGTCTACTAAATGTTTCAAGGTTTGTTTGATTTTATAGATGACTGCTGCATCGAGATCCTGATTGGCAAGTTCTCTGGCTTCAGATACTCCCGGAAAATCACGGCCGTTTTCGATATAATCGGCAATAAAAACAATTTTGGATACCAGACTCATCTGTTCGCCACCAATTGTATGTTGATAGATAGCATCCAGCACCTCTTGATTAGTTACTCCAAATGTTTCTTTTGCATAATAAGCCCCTGCCGGACCATGCCAAATCTGGCTGCCAAAAGCCAGCATTTCAGCGTCAATATGCGCTGCTTGCTGAATTTTTACAACTTCAGAACGCGGCATGTCTTTTGCATAATCGTGCAGTAAAGCTGCTAATTGGCAAGCTTCTACATCGCCCGCGTATTTATGCGCTAATTCAATAGCTTTCGCTTCTACTCTTAAAATATGCGCAAAACGTGCTTTTTTCACCCTCAAAGAGACTTCTTCCAAAAGCGCTGCTCTATCCCATTTTGTATACATATTAGTCAAGATAAAGATCCTCCTCAACGATGTACTGTTCCACTTCTTCCGGAACAAGATAACGAATGGATTGACGATTCTTTACCATTTTACGAACTTGGGTTGAACTAATCGCGACTTCAGGGGAATCTACCCAGATAACCGGATAGGAGCTCACTTTTGGATATCCGGGACGCGCCACACCAACAAAATTTACGATGGTGAGAAGCTCATCGATTCGGTGCCATTTCGGTAAATATTCCACCATATCGCCCCCAATGATGAAATAATAATCGGTGTTCGGATTATTTTTTGTCAATTCCATCATTGTATCGAAGGTGTAACTTTTACCGCCCCGTTGCAATTCACAATCTTCAAGTTCAAACATTGGATTGCCCTGGATGCTGCGTCGAACCATTTCTGCTCGGTGTTTACCTGGGATGAATGGCTTTTGATCGACGTGTGGCGGCTCGGCATCTGGCATAAAGTATACTTTGTCCAGTCCGAGTTGCTTCCCTGCTTGCTCAGCCATAATAAGATGCCCGAGATGGGGAGGATTGAATGTCCCTCCTAGAATGCCGACTCTTTTGCGCTCTGGCCCCTCTTCAAGTGGTTCAGTATCTGCCAGCACGAAAAAATCCAACTTTTCGAACACGTTAATCAAATTGACCATGCCATTCACCTTTCTACTTATATCTTTTTAACTTGTACGGAAATCTTTTGATATTTTTCTTTCGATGATTCGCGGAAGAAAATAATAGTCTTCCCAATTTGTTGTACAACGAAAGCATCAATGCGTTCTGCTACTTCTTCAGCAACGTCAGCCGCTACTTCATCCGTATTTTGTAACAAGTTAATTTTGATTAATTCTCTTTTTTCTAATGCTTCATCAATTAAACGAATGATTTCGTCCGTTAAACCTGCTTTTCCTATTTGAAAAATAGGTTGCAAATGATGTGCTTCTTTCTTTAAAAATTGTTTTTGCTTTCCTCTTAATTCCATAATTTCCCTCAATTCTAAATAATTGGCTCACGAATAACTGCGTCTACGCCTTCTGGAACCCATACGGCTACTTTACCCGGTTTATGGACAGCTATCCATCCAAGGCCGGAGAATACAATATCCGTTGGTTCTTTCACTACGAATTCACGACGCACTAATTTCGGAAACTGTTCAATTTCTGTTTCACTTGGCGGCTGTAGCAGTCCACCTTTATGTTTATCATAAAAGGCATCTGCTTTTTCAGTTTTGGTACGGTGAATCTTTAAATCATTTGAGAAATATCCTGTGAAGGATGCACGTTCACCCAATACATAATCAAAGCGAGCAATTGCTCCAAGAAACAGAGTTTGACCAGCATTCAACTGATATGTCATTGGTTTCAATTCTTTTTGCGGTGACACAAGATGTAAATCTTTTTCTGATAAAACATGTGCCATTTGGTGACGGTGAATAATTCCCGGTGTATCGATTAAGCTCGATCCATCATCAAGAGGGATACGAATTTGATCCAATGTCGTTCCAGGGAATTGTGACGTTGTAATCACGTCTTCATTGTTCCCTGTTGCTGCTTTGATGATTTGGTTCATTATAGTTGATTTACCAACGTTTGTAACACCTACAACGTAAACATTGCGGCCTTCACGCAGTTCTTCAACCTTCTTCAATAAATCATCAATGTACGTTGCTTTTTTACCACTTACGAGCATCGCGTCAACGGGTCTTAGTCCTGCTGCACGTGCTTGCTTCATCATCCAATGCGTAACACGTGAATGTTTCACAGATCGTGGCAAGACATCCACTTTATTACCCACTATCAAGATTGGGTTTTTACCTACAAAGCGATGCAAGCCCGGAATCATACTACCATACATGTCAAAAATATCGACAACTTTAACAACCAACGCATCCTCGTCGCCAATGCTGTTTAACATCGCCAAGAATTCATCATCCGTAGCTTCAACTTTTTCTAATTGGTTATAGTGGCGCAGACGGAAACAACGTTGGCACAGCAACTGGCCTGTTTCGATTCCTTTTGCTAATGCACTATTTGGTGTATACCCACGCTCGTCAGCATTTTCTGTTTGAATCTTGGCTCCACAGCCGATACAAAATAATTCTTCCTCAGTCAAGTTCATTCCTCCACTTCATATCCGGGTTTTTATTTAATAGGTGACGCATGATAAACCGTTCGAAAAAGCGGTTTATGCTTGTATTCCAAGCATCCGATTGTACAATAGGACGTACTAAAATCGTGCGTAGCCCTGCCCGGTTAGCTCCAAGAATATCTGTCAGCAATTGGTCTCCGACCATGACACAATTCTCCAATGGGATGCCAACTTTTTTACTGGCACGTCTATAGCCTTGGCGCGATGGTTTCAACGCACGTGCAATATAATAGAGTCCCAAATGATCTGCAACAATCTTAATACGTTCATCTTTATTGTTGGAAACAATAACAACAGGAATCCCGTTTGCTTTTACGTCTTCAATCCACGCCAGCAACTCCGGTGTCCCGTTCGGGTTATTCCAAGCAACAAGCGTGTTATCTAAATCAGCGAAAACAGCTTTTATATTATGTTTTTTTAACTTTTCCGGGGAAATTTGATAAATATTTTCCACCATCCATGTTGGCCTAAAATTATCCAGCATATGTTCTCCTCTTCTTTTTTACTAAGCATTTTATTTTACCTTTATTATAGAAGAATAGCAAAGAAACACAAGAAAACTGAGAAGTTTCTCTCAGTCCGCTTTTACAATTCGAACGCCCTGTTTATCCACTTTCGTAAGATGAACCAGACAGTCCGGCATTTCAT
This genomic interval from Jeotgalibaca porci contains the following:
- a CDS encoding class I SAM-dependent DNA methyltransferase; protein product: MSYHIFSYFYDKVMDQSVYDDWMAFIKKYQPADKNLEILELACGTGQIAVQLAKRGHDVTGFDLSEDMLVLANERMQEENVSFELLQGDMRELADIGHFDVCTCFSDSLCYLREENDLKAVFEGVYANLKDEGVFLFDVHSLHQVNNVFPGYQYIHQDEDDVFLWESFEGDLENSVEHLLTFFVENEDGSFNRLQELHEERVFEIAVYKKLLIEAGFKSVALTADFGRESVSETSPRWFFACKK
- the rsfS gene encoding ribosome silencing factor, which translates into the protein MKSEEILEVVVRAADDKLAENIVVMDVRGLTSIGDYFVVMNGRNERQMGAIAEGITQSVHKNKIPLKNQEGKDSGNWTLIDLSDVIVHIFSNDERSYYNLEKLWSDAPLVDISEWVTE
- the yqeK gene encoding bis(5'-nucleosyl)-tetraphosphatase (symmetrical) YqeK is translated as MYTKWDRAALLEEVSLRVKKARFAHILRVEAKAIELAHKYAGDVEACQLAALLHDYAKDMPRSEVVKIQQAAHIDAEMLAFGSQIWHGPAGAYYAKETFGVTNQEVLDAIYQHTIGGEQMSLVSKIVFIADYIENGRDFPGVSEARELANQDLDAAVIYKIKQTLKHLVDREERIYPGTLTVYNQWMQKMED
- a CDS encoding nicotinate-nucleotide adenylyltransferase; the protein is MVNLINVFEKLDFFVLADTEPLEEGPERKRVGILGGTFNPPHLGHLIMAEQAGKQLGLDKVYFMPDAEPPHVDQKPFIPGKHRAEMVRRSIQGNPMFELEDCELQRGGKSYTFDTMMELTKNNPNTDYYFIIGGDMVEYLPKWHRIDELLTIVNFVGVARPGYPKVSSYPVIWVDSPEVAISSTQVRKMVKNRQSIRYLVPEEVEQYIVEEDLYLD
- the yhbY gene encoding ribosome assembly RNA-binding protein YhbY — protein: MELRGKQKQFLKKEAHHLQPIFQIGKAGLTDEIIRLIDEALEKRELIKINLLQNTDEVAADVAEEVAERIDAFVVQQIGKTIIFFRESSKEKYQKISVQVKKI
- the yqeH gene encoding ribosome biogenesis GTPase YqeH — encoded protein: MTEEELFCIGCGAKIQTENADERGYTPNSALAKGIETGQLLCQRCFRLRHYNQLEKVEATDDEFLAMLNSIGDEDALVVKVVDIFDMYGSMIPGLHRFVGKNPILIVGNKVDVLPRSVKHSRVTHWMMKQARAAGLRPVDAMLVSGKKATYIDDLLKKVEELREGRNVYVVGVTNVGKSTIMNQIIKAATGNNEDVITTSQFPGTTLDQIRIPLDDGSSLIDTPGIIHRHQMAHVLSEKDLHLVSPQKELKPMTYQLNAGQTLFLGAIARFDYVLGERASFTGYFSNDLKIHRTKTEKADAFYDKHKGGLLQPPSETEIEQFPKLVRREFVVKEPTDIVFSGLGWIAVHKPGKVAVWVPEGVDAVIREPII
- a CDS encoding YqeG family HAD IIIA-type phosphatase, whose protein sequence is MLDNFRPTWMVENIYQISPEKLKKHNIKAVFADLDNTLVAWNNPNGTPELLAWIEDVKANGIPVVIVSNNKDERIKIVADHLGLYYIARALKPSRQGYRRASKKVGIPLENCVMVGDQLLTDILGANRAGLRTILVRPIVQSDAWNTSINRFFERFIMRHLLNKNPDMKWRNELD